TGTAGGTTTACTGATGAACTCATATTAAGTTTCGTCTGGTATATGTGCACCTGGTTTGAATGGCCATGGTCAAAGCATATGTGGCCATCACTTTCTCAAAAGAACATACCACATATGCAAGTACTCAACTACAAGTGCGTAGTCACATCAATCTTATAAACACACACGCACACCCAAATGAGAACATTCAAGAGGTCGGGCTGGCACATCTTTGGATTGATAAAATAATGTGGTATTGTCTATGTATTAACCAAGCATGTGTCTTTGATTATGATTTGATGTTTTCAATTGTATATACGAAGAACACAGTTAAGAAATTTGACTCAGATAAATCTCAATCAATATATTGATTATTCCCGGTAAGTTGCACACGCCGGTATGAGAGCTTTGTTATCAAGTACATCTCATATGTAATCTAGAAGGTGGCACCTCCAACGATGGGTTGCTGCCACGACAAGGCAGGGTTCATCAAAGATATCTGGTTGAATGGCAACAATTGTTGTTGCTGTAGGAAGGCGGTAGCCAATGGGTTAGCAACTGCCAGTGGGTTAACTGACAGCAGCGGTTGTTGTTGCAGGTATGCAGCGGTGTTTGCCATAGGCAGTTGGTTGAATGGAAGCAGTTGTTGTTGTAAGTAGGCAGCAGGGTTCGCCACGGCTAGTTGACTGAGCGCTGGTAGAATCTGTTGCAGCAGCTGTTGTTGTAGGTATGTAGCGGCATTGGCCGCAGCTAGTGGGTTGGATGGAAGCAGTTGTTGTTGTTGCAGGTAGGAGGCGGGGATCACCACGGCTAGTTGACTGAGCGCTGGTAGGAATTGTTGCAACTATTGTTGTTGCTGGTATGCAACAGCGTTCGCCACAACCAGTGGGTTGGATGCAAACAGCTGCTGTTGCAAGTAGGCGGTAGGGTTCACCGCAGCTAGTCGACTGAGTGCTGGCAGGAACTGTTGCTGTTGTTGCGCTATGATGGTCTGTATGGTTAGATGGGCTGAGGATTGCTGTTGCAATTGGGCAATTGGTTGTTGTAAGATGCTCGTTGCAAGCACCTGTTGTAGCCTATAGGCCTGCTCAGCTGGGTTTTCAAACCCcatagtgtgggggtattaacccctatacccttatggctaagcttgggctggcccggattgatgggttcagtccacccaaaagacgacgtgcggcccagttaacctgatcggagtcccgcacaaggaatcaagatggatttggcgaccaag
This sequence is a window from Miscanthus floridulus cultivar M001 chromosome 10, ASM1932011v1, whole genome shotgun sequence. Protein-coding genes within it:
- the LOC136485463 gene encoding zein-alpha B49-like; translation: MATKIFALLALLALSVSTTAIIIPQCSLAHNAIIPQFLPPITATMGFENPAEQAYRLQQVLATSILQQPIAQLQQQSSAHLTIQTIIAQQQQQFLPALTLSQLAVVIPASYLQQQQLLPSNPLAAANAATYLQQQLLQQILPALSQLAVANPAAYLQQQLLPFNQLPMANTAAYLQQQPLLSVNPLAVANPLATAFLQQQQLLPFNQISLMNPALSWQQPIVGGATF